Proteins co-encoded in one Armatimonadota bacterium genomic window:
- the trxB gene encoding thioredoxin-disulfide reductase: protein MKNLDLYDVVIIGGGPAGLSAGIYAMRSRLKTVLLEKYLPGGQMVLIDHIENYPGFPGGTSGLEITSRMEEQARLLGLEIISSEVQLLDLSRRDKVVHSSTGDYHTKTIIIASGATPRRLGIPNEDRLTGKGVSYCATCDGIFFKGKEIAVVGGGDSAVQDAVFLSRFASKIAIIHRRDTLRACKILQERVLKNPKITVKWNTIAVEILGKEKVEGLVIENVATGKRETLPVEGVFVLVGTDPNTEFVHGTVVTDEQGYILTNEEMQTNVPGVFAAGDCRRKSLRQLITAAADGAIAAVSAEKYIESLKQ from the coding sequence ATGAAAAACTTGGATTTATACGACGTTGTTATAATTGGGGGTGGCCCCGCCGGGCTTTCGGCAGGTATTTATGCAATGCGGTCGCGCCTCAAGACCGTACTGCTTGAGAAATACTTACCAGGCGGACAAATGGTTCTCATCGACCACATAGAAAACTACCCCGGCTTCCCTGGAGGAACCTCTGGCCTTGAAATTACATCACGAATGGAAGAACAAGCTCGCTTGCTGGGACTCGAAATAATCTCAAGCGAGGTCCAATTGTTAGACCTTTCGAGACGTGACAAGGTAGTCCATTCATCAACCGGCGATTACCATACCAAGACCATTATTATTGCATCAGGTGCAACACCACGTCGACTAGGAATTCCAAACGAAGATCGGCTTACTGGCAAAGGAGTCTCATATTGCGCCACATGCGACGGCATTTTCTTCAAGGGAAAAGAGATTGCGGTGGTTGGTGGTGGTGATTCCGCAGTTCAAGACGCGGTATTCCTTAGCAGATTTGCTAGCAAGATTGCTATCATCCACCGCAGGGATACTCTGCGAGCTTGCAAGATTCTTCAGGAACGCGTTTTAAAAAACCCAAAAATCACAGTCAAATGGAACACCATCGCCGTCGAAATTCTCGGCAAAGAAAAAGTCGAGGGATTAGTAATTGAAAATGTAGCGACCGGCAAACGAGAAACCCTGCCAGTGGAGGGAGTATTTGTGCTTGTCGGCACGGACCCGAACACGGAGTTTGTTCATGGGACTGTGGTAACTGACGAACAAGGATACATATTGACTAACGAGGAAATGCAGACTAACGTTCCCGGTGTCTTCGCGGCTGGCGATTGCCGAAGAAAGTCCCTACGCCAGTTGATCACCGCCGCCGCTGATGGTGCAATAGCGGCTGTATCGGCGGAGAAGTATATCGAATCGCTTAAACAATAA
- a CDS encoding NAD(P)/FAD-dependent oxidoreductase — protein sequence MVSGVFQGKIWDVLIIGAGPAGLSAAVNAKARNLKGIVFDFREPASKPKIYPEVTNYLGLPKVTGAELACHFMRHFSNTGFLYKKQRALNVVQDGNHDFMVTTDSEVYRSWTVIITTGVAQSRVLPGEEQYLGKGVSYCVTCDGALFRGKDVVVVGYIPEGEEEANSLAGFARRVTYVATYENVKMLDKSVEIIHSNPVAIIGDARARAIKTQIGEVHADGIFIIREAVPVTTLLPGLEVADGFIKVDRQMATNIPGVFAAGDCTGGPFQIAKAVGEGQVAALSAARYVYKLREKEMSENEAIDSRAR from the coding sequence ATGGTTTCCGGCGTGTTCCAAGGCAAAATTTGGGATGTTCTAATAATAGGTGCAGGGCCGGCAGGCTTATCAGCGGCAGTAAATGCAAAAGCAAGAAATTTAAAAGGAATTGTGTTTGACTTCCGCGAACCTGCAAGTAAGCCGAAAATCTACCCTGAGGTAACGAATTACTTGGGACTGCCCAAAGTTACTGGCGCTGAATTAGCTTGTCATTTTATGCGGCACTTCTCGAACACAGGTTTCTTATATAAGAAACAACGTGCGCTCAACGTTGTGCAAGATGGTAACCATGATTTCATGGTTACCACTGACAGCGAAGTTTACCGAAGCTGGACGGTTATTATTACCACAGGCGTGGCCCAATCGCGGGTATTGCCGGGTGAGGAACAGTATCTTGGTAAAGGAGTTTCCTACTGCGTTACTTGCGATGGTGCTTTGTTCCGCGGCAAGGACGTGGTTGTTGTGGGTTATATACCAGAGGGAGAGGAGGAAGCGAATTCGCTGGCAGGATTTGCTCGGCGCGTGACGTATGTCGCAACATACGAAAATGTGAAAATGCTCGACAAGTCGGTTGAGATTATTCACTCGAACCCTGTAGCAATAATTGGAGATGCGCGTGCTCGCGCCATAAAAACACAGATTGGCGAAGTACATGCCGATGGTATATTTATCATACGCGAAGCCGTTCCGGTGACAACATTACTTCCGGGACTTGAAGTGGCCGACGGCTTTATAAAGGTAGATAGACAGATGGCGACAAACATCCCTGGTGTCTTCGCAGCTGGTGATTGCACAGGTGGGCCGTTCCAAATTGCAAAAGCTGTTGGTGAAGGACAGGTGGCTGCATTGAGTGCCGCAAGGTATGTGTATAAACTAAGAGAAAAGGAGATGTCTGAAAATGAGGCAATTGATTCCCGAGCAAGATAA
- a CDS encoding thioredoxin family protein — protein sequence MRQLIPEQDKEFLKAKFADELENEVTVVAFTEKAENLELPGLECEFCKETAQLIDEVAELSDLIKVEHREYTPSDEMVAKLGIDKLPAIILMGDNIKGIRYFGIPGGFEFSSLIEDIVDVSKNVTDLSNEAKEKVRGIDQDVHIQVFVTPTCPYCPSAVRIAHQMAIENPEHIMADAIEATEFPHLVSKYDISAVPTVVINDKVQFEGALPDYEFAEKIAEALSA from the coding sequence ATGAGGCAATTGATTCCCGAGCAAGATAAAGAGTTTCTCAAGGCAAAGTTTGCAGATGAATTGGAGAATGAGGTAACAGTTGTTGCGTTTACTGAAAAGGCTGAGAATTTGGAGCTACCCGGCCTGGAATGCGAGTTCTGCAAGGAAACAGCTCAGCTAATTGACGAAGTGGCTGAGCTTTCAGATTTAATTAAGGTTGAGCACAGGGAGTACACGCCATCCGATGAAATGGTGGCTAAGCTTGGAATTGACAAGCTTCCGGCGATTATACTAATGGGTGACAATATTAAGGGCATTCGATACTTTGGTATTCCAGGTGGGTTTGAATTCAGCTCATTAATCGAGGACATTGTGGATGTTTCAAAAAACGTCACCGATTTATCAAATGAAGCCAAGGAAAAAGTCCGAGGTATCGACCAGGATGTTCACATACAAGTGTTTGTCACACCAACTTGTCCTTACTGTCCGTCTGCTGTTCGGATTGCTCACCAAATGGCGATTGAGAACCCAGAGCATATAATGGCAGATGCAATCGAGGCAACCGAATTTCCGCATCTAGTCAGCAAGTATGACATCAGCGCAGTACCGACAGTGGTGATTAACGACAAAGTTCAATTTGAAGGTGCATTGCCCGATTACGAGTTCGCAGAGAAAATTGCCGAGGCTCTAAGCGCTTAA
- a CDS encoding BlaI/MecI/CopY family transcriptional regulator, whose amino-acid sequence MNSSTGIKDYVGIRKGLDGQSLGELEAQILDIVWDLEPPITASKVFKIMYPRRELSYSTIMLTMSKLARKGFLVQARFGNKKTDAFMYTPAISRREMAIKLLEEISKQIFRKPFVQAIRDLVK is encoded by the coding sequence TTGAACAGCAGTACTGGAATAAAGGACTACGTGGGCATTCGCAAAGGTCTAGACGGCCAATCACTGGGTGAGTTAGAGGCTCAAATTCTCGACATTGTGTGGGACTTGGAACCACCAATTACAGCATCAAAAGTTTTTAAAATAATGTATCCTAGACGAGAACTATCTTATTCAACTATCATGCTCACGATGTCTAAGCTAGCGCGAAAAGGTTTTTTAGTCCAGGCACGGTTTGGCAACAAGAAGACCGATGCTTTTATGTACACTCCAGCAATTTCAAGAAGAGAAATGGCAATAAAACTTTTGGAGGAAATCTCAAAGCAAATTTTCCGAAAACCTTTTGTTCAGGCTATCCGCGACCTTGTTAAGTGA
- a CDS encoding STAS domain-containing protein, translating into MAETWHVSKLDVDIHYIDDIPIIEAKGECDLITSKKLKEAADNLLETGRNKIIFDLRNMVYIDSAGFRILLDTKNRATEKGGDIVLVSLTEPVDRAFKLLRLDELIIRAETIEEAINHLKSIA; encoded by the coding sequence GTGGCAGAAACTTGGCATGTTTCAAAACTAGATGTAGATATTCACTATATTGACGATATTCCCATAATTGAAGCCAAGGGTGAATGCGACTTAATTACTAGCAAAAAATTAAAGGAGGCCGCCGATAACCTCCTCGAAACCGGGCGAAACAAAATTATTTTCGATTTAAGAAATATGGTTTATATTGACAGCGCAGGATTCAGAATTCTCCTTGATACGAAAAATAGAGCAACCGAAAAAGGTGGCGATATTGTTCTAGTTAGCCTAACTGAACCCGTTGACCGAGCATTTAAACTCCTTCGCTTGGATGAACTTATAATTAGAGCCGAAACAATTGAAGAAGCTATCAACCACCTAAAATCAATTGCCTAG
- the acpS gene encoding holo-ACP synthase, with amino-acid sequence MIIGIGTDIIEVNRIKDCLAQHPKFTERVFTDAERAYCLSHADWAERLAGRFAAKEAIAKALGTRLRWRDVEVLPDATGKPVVHLRNKAAEALGKGKVLVSISHCRTNAVAYAIVVSD; translated from the coding sequence ATGATAATAGGCATTGGTACCGATATAATTGAAGTAAATAGAATCAAGGACTGCCTCGCTCAGCATCCAAAATTTACAGAGCGGGTGTTTACCGATGCCGAGAGGGCTTATTGTTTGTCCCATGCTGACTGGGCAGAGCGGTTGGCTGGGAGATTTGCCGCAAAAGAAGCTATCGCTAAAGCGCTTGGCACACGATTGAGGTGGCGTGACGTCGAGGTGCTTCCTGATGCTACTGGGAAACCGGTTGTGCACCTGCGAAATAAGGCGGCAGAAGCCCTGGGCAAAGGCAAGGTGCTTGTGAGCATATCCCACTGCCGTACTAATGCAGTGGCGTATGCAATCGTTGTGTCGGATTGA
- a CDS encoding NAD(P)H-hydrate dehydratase, which translates to MKVATAKQMHDFDRRAAEEFGIPSIVLMENAGRHVFESACDILGRVFGKRVIVVAGSGNNGGDGFVAARHLRDAGAQVIVLLLAHSEKIKGDAKTNFEILRNTGADIRQISEASAVVSLLAQADLIIDAIFGTGIKGEVTGVTKEIIKAINDSGRPVIAVDIPSGVDADTGRVLGICAKADVTVTFALPKLGIVIYPGAEYAGRLVVGDIGIPKQLYDEVCIELTDAQDIAAKLPARPPNAHKGTFGTVVVIAGSAGLTGAAAMAGESALRVGAGLAVVGVPKSLQDVMAVKLTEVMTSGLPETLERSISTQALDAALELADKATAVVLGCGLGTHPETCKFVHAFVKALKKRAVIDADGLNALSKNTSVLESSHAEFILTPHPGEMARLLGTDIASIQSDRVGAAQTAAQHFQSIVVLKGARTVIAHPDGRVLINPTGTSGLATGGTGDVLAGAIGGLLAQGISPWDAAACGVYVHGRAGEIAERDVGSPGMLAGDVIRALPASLRELYALK; encoded by the coding sequence TTGAAGGTAGCGACAGCCAAACAAATGCATGACTTCGATAGGCGTGCGGCTGAGGAATTCGGCATCCCGAGTATTGTGTTGATGGAGAACGCCGGGCGGCATGTATTCGAGTCAGCTTGCGACATCCTCGGCCGCGTTTTTGGCAAACGAGTAATCGTTGTCGCTGGCAGCGGTAACAATGGCGGTGATGGGTTTGTTGCCGCCCGCCATCTTCGCGATGCCGGCGCCCAGGTTATCGTTCTTCTCCTTGCCCATTCAGAAAAAATTAAGGGTGATGCGAAGACCAACTTTGAAATACTCCGCAATACAGGCGCAGATATTCGGCAAATCTCTGAGGCCTCGGCGGTCGTGTCGCTGTTAGCCCAAGCCGATTTAATTATTGATGCGATATTTGGCACTGGTATCAAGGGAGAGGTTACAGGCGTTACCAAAGAGATAATTAAAGCAATCAACGATTCCGGACGGCCTGTTATAGCAGTGGATATCCCATCCGGGGTCGATGCCGACACTGGGCGAGTATTGGGTATCTGCGCGAAGGCTGATGTTACGGTGACTTTTGCTCTACCTAAACTTGGAATTGTTATTTACCCTGGAGCTGAGTATGCAGGCCGTCTGGTTGTTGGGGACATTGGCATTCCAAAACAACTCTACGATGAGGTATGTATTGAGCTAACCGATGCCCAAGATATTGCCGCAAAACTTCCAGCTAGACCCCCAAATGCGCATAAGGGAACTTTTGGAACAGTCGTTGTTATAGCTGGTTCGGCAGGGTTGACCGGTGCGGCAGCGATGGCTGGTGAATCAGCTCTGCGTGTGGGCGCAGGTCTTGCAGTCGTTGGCGTTCCAAAAAGCTTGCAGGATGTTATGGCTGTTAAACTTACCGAAGTTATGACCAGCGGACTGCCCGAAACCCTTGAGAGGTCAATCAGCACTCAAGCTTTGGATGCGGCGCTTGAGCTTGCAGACAAAGCTACTGCCGTGGTGCTTGGCTGCGGATTAGGTACCCACCCGGAAACTTGCAAATTTGTCCACGCCTTTGTAAAAGCCCTCAAAAAACGCGCGGTGATTGACGCGGATGGGCTAAATGCGCTTTCCAAGAATACCAGCGTTCTTGAGAGCAGCCACGCCGAGTTTATTCTTACCCCACACCCTGGTGAGATGGCGCGACTGCTTGGAACTGATATTGCAAGCATTCAGTCTGACAGGGTAGGAGCGGCGCAAACGGCGGCGCAGCACTTTCAAAGCATAGTTGTTCTTAAAGGTGCTAGAACGGTAATTGCGCATCCCGATGGCAGAGTGCTTATTAATCCCACAGGTACATCCGGACTTGCGACGGGTGGAACAGGAGACGTACTCGCCGGCGCAATCGGGGGGCTACTAGCCCAAGGAATAAGTCCATGGGATGCGGCAGCGTGCGGCGTATATGTTCATGGTAGGGCGGGCGAGATCGCCGAGCGAGATGTTGGGTCACCTGGAATGCTTGCAGGCGATGTTATTCGCGCATTGCCTGCCTCGTTGAGGGAGCTTTATGCTCTCAAGTAA
- a CDS encoding FHA domain-containing protein has product MRAIIILVLIFSVSAAFAVTAPITVPSAGEYYYWFSYTDAKGNVIQTTPRSFKDKRATAELPLVKDAVPKCKLYVLDGKSGNEAVIEIEPKKDELLKFDLKPGDFNKVRRVEISVLGAETGRPAAACIVKLEDSEKKIQVQTLDPMAEGVATFLDVASGTARVTVKYGEDRMSSQDIDIPLDREELTARISVPVVGDIDTIQSAEPTKEAENGKEAAGDAPQRVGNRLDWLTGFIGLVLFGVIVYSAYVLMRNRGARFQEILRKMGVEIQPDQVSASTSQTQSQASPVDPTVCPFCGGKKDPTTGACACTVGAPGIAAVQDAGSGPRLIATQGPYVGSIYQILTNEVTIGRDEGNSIAFAQDPTTSRRHAKITSEGDTYKIIDLGSSNGTFVNGIKVTERILSAGDEIQIGSNKLRFET; this is encoded by the coding sequence TTGCGTGCTATCATAATCTTAGTACTAATTTTCTCTGTTTCTGCTGCCTTTGCCGTGACGGCGCCGATAACTGTTCCCTCTGCAGGTGAATACTACTACTGGTTTTCCTATACCGATGCAAAGGGTAATGTAATCCAGACAACGCCGAGAAGCTTTAAAGATAAAAGGGCGACAGCTGAACTGCCGCTTGTAAAGGATGCCGTTCCAAAGTGCAAGCTTTATGTGCTAGATGGCAAGTCTGGCAATGAGGCAGTAATTGAAATCGAGCCTAAAAAAGACGAGCTATTGAAGTTTGACCTCAAACCGGGCGACTTTAACAAGGTGCGGCGTGTCGAAATAAGCGTTTTGGGTGCAGAAACAGGCAGGCCTGCTGCTGCTTGTATCGTAAAGCTGGAGGATAGCGAGAAGAAAATACAAGTTCAGACTCTTGATCCAATGGCCGAAGGGGTAGCCACATTTCTTGATGTTGCCTCAGGCACTGCAAGAGTTACCGTTAAATATGGCGAAGACCGCATGTCAAGCCAGGATATTGATATTCCGTTAGACCGCGAGGAACTCACAGCTCGTATAAGTGTCCCAGTGGTTGGCGACATTGACACCATTCAGTCGGCTGAGCCAACGAAGGAGGCAGAGAATGGCAAAGAAGCAGCAGGGGATGCTCCACAGCGTGTTGGAAACCGATTGGATTGGCTTACCGGATTCATTGGCTTGGTGCTATTTGGAGTGATTGTTTATAGTGCATATGTGCTAATGCGTAATCGAGGTGCACGTTTCCAAGAAATTCTTCGTAAGATGGGTGTGGAAATTCAACCAGACCAGGTCTCGGCAAGCACTAGTCAAACTCAATCGCAGGCATCGCCAGTTGACCCAACGGTGTGTCCGTTTTGCGGTGGAAAGAAGGACCCAACTACTGGAGCATGTGCCTGCACTGTCGGCGCGCCCGGCATAGCGGCAGTGCAAGATGCTGGCTCAGGCCCCAGGTTGATTGCTACTCAAGGTCCATATGTTGGAAGCATTTATCAGATTTTGACCAATGAAGTTACAATCGGGCGTGACGAAGGCAACAGCATTGCTTTTGCGCAGGACCCTACAACCTCACGCAGACATGCAAAAATTACAAGCGAAGGTGATACGTATAAGATTATTGACCTAGGTTCATCGAACGGGACATTTGTGAATGGAATCAAAGTAACCGAGCGTATACTGAGCGCCGGTGATGAGATTCAGATTGGAAGCAATAAGCTAAGATTTGAGACGTAA
- a CDS encoding FHA domain-containing protein, with protein MSLNSKVILSFLASTFGALLAWVIVDFNPWYRLQPGPTVGTFMKQISEQWFVGAIFGTMVGLAIGYVNGLWAGSWPQMKRNLGWGAVVGFCGGILGLVFGQLFFGSLYVDPLSVPPLSVMRPFYFVWGIIVRAIGWALIGLFIGVVQGLPSGSKRAARHGAVGGLLGGFVGGTLFEIVPWILPPGTKNPGVVSRAISMTVTGASIGFFIGLVETLLKQAWIRVVQGRNEGKEFVISKPRTTIGRDELADIALFGDRNIAPLHAVIDVQQGRHILHDAGSSIGTLVNGQKVTQSVLKDGDIIEIGSMRLEFHEKATASKIPRQVDVPESPPSRPIPQAPGVCPFCGGRKDPNTGLCDCSIGASPTSQTISAPMGTVPRLVGISGPYAGQSFILALDTPTTIGREPGRSIQLPMDTTVSRKHARIVNESGTFVVYDEGSSNGTVVNGMRVNRQELAPGDMIAFGASQFRFEQ; from the coding sequence ATGTCGCTTAATTCAAAAGTTATATTAAGTTTCCTAGCGTCTACGTTTGGTGCGCTTTTAGCATGGGTTATTGTTGACTTCAACCCATGGTATCGGCTTCAGCCCGGCCCGACCGTTGGCACGTTTATGAAGCAAATTTCCGAACAATGGTTTGTTGGAGCTATTTTTGGAACAATGGTTGGGCTTGCAATAGGCTATGTCAACGGTTTGTGGGCAGGAAGCTGGCCGCAGATGAAAAGGAACCTCGGCTGGGGGGCGGTTGTCGGCTTCTGCGGTGGTATATTAGGCCTTGTTTTTGGACAACTCTTTTTTGGAAGCCTTTATGTAGACCCGCTTTCTGTGCCGCCGCTTTCTGTTATGCGGCCTTTCTATTTCGTTTGGGGTATTATCGTACGTGCGATAGGTTGGGCCTTGATTGGTTTGTTTATCGGAGTTGTTCAGGGGTTGCCTTCTGGTTCGAAACGGGCGGCACGCCACGGTGCAGTCGGAGGCTTGCTTGGTGGTTTTGTCGGTGGCACGCTATTTGAAATTGTTCCATGGATTTTGCCACCCGGAACGAAAAATCCGGGCGTTGTGAGCAGAGCCATCAGCATGACGGTTACCGGCGCATCTATTGGCTTTTTTATAGGACTAGTTGAAACTCTTCTTAAACAAGCGTGGATTCGCGTAGTTCAAGGTAGAAATGAAGGCAAAGAGTTCGTTATTTCAAAACCTCGGACAACTATCGGACGAGACGAGCTTGCGGATATTGCATTGTTCGGCGATAGGAATATTGCTCCTTTGCATGCGGTAATCGATGTCCAGCAGGGAAGGCACATCCTGCATGATGCAGGAAGCTCAATTGGTACGCTAGTCAATGGGCAAAAAGTCACTCAAAGTGTGCTCAAAGATGGGGATATTATTGAAATTGGTTCGATGCGCCTAGAATTTCACGAAAAGGCTACTGCATCTAAGATTCCAAGGCAAGTTGATGTTCCGGAAAGTCCTCCTTCCAGGCCGATTCCGCAGGCGCCAGGCGTATGTCCGTTCTGCGGAGGCAGGAAGGATCCAAACACAGGATTATGCGATTGTTCAATTGGGGCTTCACCTACTTCTCAGACAATTTCAGCTCCAATGGGTACTGTCCCGAGACTGGTTGGAATTAGTGGTCCATATGCTGGGCAGTCGTTCATATTGGCTTTGGATACACCTACAACTATTGGGCGCGAGCCTGGGCGCAGCATTCAACTTCCAATGGACACAACTGTCTCGCGCAAACACGCACGAATAGTAAACGAAAGCGGTACTTTCGTCGTATATGACGAAGGGAGCTCAAATGGCACAGTTGTAAACGGTATGCGAGTTAACCGTCAGGAGTTAGCGCCGGGAGATATGATAGCATTTGGGGCCTCGCAATTCAGGTTTGAGCAATGA
- a CDS encoding class I SAM-dependent methyltransferase: MSEKEYADYSEIAGYFDVGRRLPEEAIAQWVNLIRRRGRLEKDSLCLDLGCGTGRFAIPIREITGAYVIGADLSAEMLKHAASKPGAEKVMWVRCDAELTAFRNGIFQCVFMSLLLHHVNDMRRVLSECRRLLKPGGVCLIRTTAHEQMDTMPVYRFFPKAYEIDRRRLPSVDIIEEELRRVGFQKVWHETVTQELVSSVEAYLDKVRNKNISALTLISEKDFAEGLARMEAHFREVGPEISLAEVRTEELTLIGAE, encoded by the coding sequence ATGAGTGAAAAGGAATATGCTGATTACTCAGAAATTGCTGGCTATTTTGACGTCGGCAGGAGGCTTCCCGAAGAGGCAATCGCACAATGGGTAAATTTAATTCGGAGGCGAGGCCGTCTTGAAAAGGATTCATTGTGTTTGGATTTGGGATGCGGCACGGGGCGGTTCGCTATTCCGATTAGAGAGATTACAGGTGCATATGTGATAGGCGCCGACCTTTCAGCCGAAATGCTAAAGCATGCGGCCAGCAAGCCTGGTGCTGAAAAAGTAATGTGGGTTAGGTGTGATGCTGAGCTTACGGCTTTTCGGAATGGAATCTTCCAATGCGTGTTCATGTCGCTTTTACTGCACCACGTTAATGATATGAGACGGGTGCTTTCGGAGTGCCGGCGATTGCTAAAACCCGGCGGAGTCTGTCTTATTCGCACGACTGCCCATGAGCAGATGGATACCATGCCGGTCTATCGTTTCTTTCCGAAGGCATATGAGATTGATCGTAGACGCCTGCCTTCAGTTGACATTATAGAAGAAGAGCTTCGCCGTGTGGGCTTCCAGAAGGTTTGGCATGAGACCGTCACCCAAGAGCTGGTTTCAAGCGTTGAAGCATATCTCGACAAAGTGCGAAATAAAAACATCTCTGCTTTGACGCTTATAAGTGAGAAAGATTTTGCCGAAGGTCTTGCGCGAATGGAAGCGCATTTCAGGGAGGTTGGTCCCGAGATTAGCCTTGCCGAGGTTCGAACAGAGGAGCTGACATTAATAGGGGCTGAATGA
- a CDS encoding VWA domain-containing protein, with amino-acid sequence MEQTRIIPPGGDDGPDVRTRALDAAMEKTAMAGVLRALDIECFPGNRYALSTEPSREHVLIQLKSAPGVMGRRLPLNIALVIDRSGSMEGEPLDYVKRACGYVVDLLEPTDILSIVTFAEQVDVIMPARRVINKTLLKEHINRIEVGNTTNLYDGIVVGANQVISAYSEGYLNRVLLLTDGEPTAGIKDFASIVGQVAEQKSRGITVTALGFGPEYNEELMAGIARQSGGNYYYISRPELIPEIFRRELESLMTITARDIRLRLGLSRWVQLRQIYGKQPSYGERYAEVNLVDIERGSAISVLCELEFAPRPAGIYRVMKAEVFYNDAVSNRNEVLSADIEFEFTPEKTLIPTGVNPIVKQELEVALASRNLEKTVMGMKTQQLSAMAATAELERTMNILLDQGRVQEAEEVKKAIDSVKRGGPDAEKTLVGTIYNLDQGKKK; translated from the coding sequence ATGGAACAAACAAGGATTATCCCGCCTGGTGGCGATGACGGACCCGACGTACGAACAAGGGCTCTTGATGCCGCGATGGAAAAAACTGCAATGGCTGGCGTACTTAGGGCGCTTGACATTGAATGTTTTCCCGGCAACCGATATGCCTTAAGTACTGAACCATCAAGGGAGCATGTTCTGATACAGCTAAAGTCAGCGCCTGGCGTGATGGGTCGACGCTTGCCGCTAAACATAGCGCTTGTGATTGATAGGAGTGGCTCTATGGAGGGCGAGCCCCTTGATTATGTAAAGCGGGCTTGTGGATATGTTGTTGACCTCCTTGAGCCAACTGACATACTCTCGATTGTTACCTTTGCTGAGCAGGTTGATGTTATCATGCCTGCTCGCCGAGTTATAAATAAGACGCTTTTAAAGGAGCATATAAATCGCATTGAAGTTGGCAATACTACCAACCTATATGATGGAATCGTTGTCGGGGCTAATCAGGTTATATCGGCATATTCTGAGGGGTACCTGAACCGTGTGTTACTGCTTACCGATGGCGAGCCAACCGCTGGCATAAAGGATTTTGCCTCAATAGTGGGCCAGGTTGCCGAACAGAAGAGTAGGGGTATTACAGTAACTGCTCTAGGTTTTGGCCCCGAATATAACGAAGAGTTGATGGCAGGAATTGCGCGGCAAAGTGGTGGAAACTACTACTACATCTCTCGTCCCGAACTAATTCCAGAAATCTTCCGCCGCGAGTTGGAAAGCTTAATGACAATCACAGCGCGCGATATACGCCTGCGTCTTGGTTTGTCGCGTTGGGTGCAACTTCGCCAAATATATGGCAAACAGCCGTCGTATGGCGAACGCTACGCTGAGGTCAACTTAGTGGACATAGAGCGAGGAAGTGCAATCTCAGTCCTCTGCGAACTTGAGTTTGCGCCGCGACCGGCTGGTATCTACAGGGTTATGAAGGCTGAGGTCTTTTATAATGATGCCGTGAGCAATCGAAATGAGGTCTTGTCTGCTGATATTGAGTTTGAATTTACACCAGAAAAAACGCTGATTCCGACAGGGGTCAACCCTATTGTCAAACAAGAGCTTGAGGTGGCGCTTGCTTCAAGGAACCTGGAAAAGACAGTCATGGGAATGAAAACTCAACAACTCTCAGCGATGGCGGCAACCGCGGAGCTTGAGCGGACAATGAACATTCTGCTTGACCAAGGTCGTGTGCAAGAGGCAGAGGAAGTAAAGAAAGCAATTGACTCTGTTAAGCGCGGCGGACCAGACGCAGAGAAGACCCTAGTTGGCACTATTTATAACCTGGATCAGGGAAAAAAGAAATAG